From Halotia branconii CENA392, the proteins below share one genomic window:
- a CDS encoding molybdopterin-dependent oxidoreductase encodes MSLILPKRNLSRRRLLQLSGLSGIGLLLNGCGTSLLSNSVSQISEPLNQRLQEMLLSQKPVPEFSITDIEPDKLLVNTFDFTPKIDPAQFQLTIDGEVSNPMQLSMADIQKLPLTSMVIRHVCVEGWAAIVQWGGVRLQDLITLVQPKSSVRYIYFKSADGYYESWDIASAMHPQTLMAYQKNGEPLSADNGAPLRLASPIKLGYKQSKWVTEIILVSKLLPVKGYWEDQGYEWFAGL; translated from the coding sequence ATGAGTCTGATTCTTCCCAAACGCAATTTATCCCGTCGCCGTTTACTGCAATTGTCTGGACTTTCGGGTATAGGACTACTTCTCAATGGCTGTGGAACAAGTTTGTTATCAAATAGTGTCAGCCAAATCTCTGAGCCTTTAAATCAACGTCTGCAAGAGATGCTTTTAAGTCAAAAACCTGTACCTGAATTTTCTATTACTGACATTGAGCCAGATAAATTACTGGTGAATACCTTTGACTTCACCCCAAAAATTGATCCAGCACAGTTTCAGTTGACTATTGATGGTGAGGTGAGTAACCCAATGCAATTAAGCATGGCAGATATTCAAAAACTTCCCTTAACTTCAATGGTAATTCGCCATGTTTGTGTGGAAGGCTGGGCGGCAATTGTCCAATGGGGAGGGGTGCGATTACAAGACTTAATCACACTAGTCCAGCCTAAATCCAGCGTTCGTTACATCTACTTCAAATCTGCTGATGGCTACTATGAAAGCTGGGATATTGCCTCTGCTATGCATCCCCAAACTCTCATGGCTTATCAAAAAAATGGAGAACCACTCTCGGCAGATAATGGTGCGCCTCTACGTTTAGCATCCCCAATTAAACTAGGCTACAAGCAAAGCAAATGGGTAACTGAGATTATCTTAGTCAGTAAATTGTTACCTGTTAAAGGTTATTGGGAAGATCAAGGCTACGAATGGTTTGCAGGATTATAG
- a CDS encoding 2Fe-2S iron-sulfur cluster-binding protein has translation MKFVLKRRKLGQLMIVSTVVATISNFVKKAVAQTQVQKTTPMLKTSTPQTTKVTLRVNGTAHNLQIEPRVTLLDALREYIGLIGTKKGCDHGQCGACTVLVDGQRINSCLTFAIMHTDAKITTIEGLAQGDNLHPMQAAFVARDAFQCGYCTPGQICSAVGLVNEGHAKSDAEIRELMSGNICRCGAYPNIVTAVRDVLEGKKDAAV, from the coding sequence ATGAAGTTTGTTCTAAAACGCCGCAAGTTAGGTCAATTGATGATTGTCAGCACCGTAGTAGCTACGATCAGTAATTTTGTTAAGAAAGCTGTAGCACAAACTCAAGTCCAAAAAACTACTCCAATGCTGAAAACTTCGACACCTCAAACAACGAAAGTGACACTGCGAGTTAATGGAACAGCACACAATTTGCAGATTGAACCGCGTGTTACTTTACTTGATGCCCTGCGGGAATATATAGGGTTAATTGGTACTAAAAAAGGTTGCGATCACGGTCAGTGTGGTGCTTGTACAGTGCTGGTTGATGGGCAGCGGATTAATTCGTGCCTGACGTTTGCCATTATGCACACTGACGCAAAAATCACAACCATCGAAGGGTTGGCGCAAGGAGACAATTTGCACCCAATGCAAGCTGCTTTTGTGGCTCGTGATGCGTTTCAGTGCGGCTATTGTACGCCCGGACAAATTTGTTCGGCAGTGGGTTTAGTCAACGAAGGACACGCCAAGTCAGATGCTGAAATTCGAGAACTGATGAGCGGTAATATCTGCCGTTGCGGTGCTTATCCAAATATAGTAACTGCTGTCCGCGATGTTTTAGAGGGGAAAAAAGATGCAGCCGTTTAG
- a CDS encoding FAD binding domain-containing protein produces MQPFSYKKAGQAENAVALVAPDAEASYLAGGTSLIDLMKLNVQTPTELVDINPLPLTKIEMQGNGVRIGAMASNSDVAYNAIIQERYPVLSEALLSGASPQLRNMATVGGNLLQRTRCYYFRDTAFPCNKRVPGSGCPAIEGYNRIHAILGGSDRCIATHPSDMAVAMVALDAVVQIRGLKGERSVPLIDFHLVPGDTPEKETVLQHGELIVAVDLPASPFTKRSHYLKIRDRASYAFAMSSVAAALDIQNGIIRAARLAMGGVGTKPWRALEAEKALVNKPANQASFQAAANLAVAGAKPQKYNAFKVELTKRTIVRALATVGEMA; encoded by the coding sequence ATGCAGCCGTTTAGCTACAAGAAAGCAGGACAAGCAGAAAATGCTGTGGCGTTGGTGGCTCCAGATGCCGAAGCTTCATATCTTGCTGGTGGTACTAGCCTCATCGATTTGATGAAGTTGAATGTCCAAACACCAACAGAGTTGGTTGACATTAATCCACTGCCACTTACCAAGATAGAAATGCAGGGTAACGGCGTGCGGATTGGAGCAATGGCAAGTAATAGTGATGTTGCTTACAATGCCATCATTCAAGAGCGTTACCCTGTATTGTCAGAAGCGTTACTGTCTGGGGCATCGCCGCAACTGCGAAACATGGCTACAGTCGGCGGAAATTTGCTGCAACGTACTCGTTGTTATTACTTCCGTGATACCGCCTTTCCCTGCAACAAACGCGTTCCCGGTTCCGGTTGTCCGGCGATTGAGGGCTACAACCGGATTCATGCAATTCTGGGCGGCAGCGATCGCTGTATTGCCACTCATCCTTCTGATATGGCGGTGGCAATGGTAGCACTCGATGCAGTTGTGCAAATACGCGGTTTAAAGGGAGAGCGTAGTGTTCCCTTAATTGATTTTCATCTTGTACCAGGTGATACGCCAGAAAAAGAGACGGTTTTACAACATGGAGAATTAATTGTAGCTGTTGATTTGCCGGCTTCGCCATTTACAAAGCGATCGCATTATTTAAAAATCCGCGATCGCGCTTCTTATGCCTTTGCCATGTCATCGGTGGCGGCAGCATTAGATATTCAAAATGGGATAATTCGCGCCGCCCGTTTGGCTATGGGTGGCGTAGGCACAAAGCCTTGGCGAGCCTTGGAAGCTGAAAAAGCACTTGTCAATAAACCCGCAAACCAAGCATCATTTCAAGCAGCTGCAAACTTAGCTGTGGCTGGAGCTAAACCGCAAAAATACAACGCCTTTAAAGTCGAACTGACTAAACGCACAATTGTCAGAGCGCTGGCAACGGTAGGAGAAATGGCATGA
- a CDS encoding xanthine dehydrogenase family protein molybdopterin-binding subunit: protein MNTKDTNAVVGKPLNRVDGHLKVTGGARYSAEFPVAKMAYGVTIQSTIAKGKIAQIDTKAAEQVPGVLAIITHLNAPKASGDKGDGNKLQLLQDNVVLYSHQHIGVVVADTLERAMHAASLVQVRYDEEKPTINMRDNLNKAYFPKGKIPGEEPPDQSEGDVTQGLATAAVRVEQTYTTPVENHNPMEPHATIATWQGDELLLYDATQGIFGDKRKVAAVLGIDPKKVRVMSYFVGGGFGCKGSTWSHVPLAAIAAKQVKRPVKLVLGRIQMYGPVGFRPETVQKVSLGATREGKLTALRHSGTSQTSTFDEFIEPVGKSARMIYACPNIETTHRLVKLDQGTPTFMRAPGEASGSFALESAMDELAYALNIDPIELRLRNYAEVDPSKKLPWSSKSLRECYKLGAEKFGWQKRNPQPRSMRDGNYLIGWGMATATYPTYRSPASARAQIMADGTAVVRSGSQDIGTGTYTVMTQVAAQALGLPVDKVRFELGDTEMPQTPVSGGSMTAASVSSAVHLAGNQARSKLLQLAIADRASPLYSAKAEDVIAQDGNLSLKNKASARETYQAILARHNMKMVEALVEAKPGEEQEKYSMHAFGSQFAEVRVNPDSGEVRVTRWVGTFGAGRILNAKTANSQLIGGIVYGIGMALMEHTVTDPNFGRVVNHDLAEYHVPVNADVPDIQVFFVDENDPHINPLGVKGIGEIGITGVAGAIANAVYHATGKRVRDLPITLDKVL from the coding sequence ATGAATACAAAAGATACAAATGCAGTTGTCGGCAAACCATTAAACAGAGTTGATGGACATCTCAAGGTAACTGGCGGCGCGCGTTATTCGGCTGAGTTTCCCGTGGCTAAGATGGCCTATGGAGTGACAATTCAAAGCACGATCGCTAAAGGTAAAATAGCTCAAATTGATACTAAAGCCGCAGAGCAAGTACCGGGTGTATTAGCAATTATTACCCACCTCAACGCACCTAAGGCATCTGGAGACAAGGGCGATGGTAACAAGCTGCAACTGCTGCAAGATAACGTCGTACTTTATAGCCATCAGCATATCGGTGTCGTCGTTGCCGATACCTTAGAACGCGCTATGCACGCTGCTTCACTGGTGCAAGTTCGTTATGACGAAGAGAAACCGACTATTAATATGCGGGATAACCTCAACAAGGCTTACTTCCCTAAAGGTAAAATCCCCGGAGAGGAGCCACCTGATCAGTCTGAGGGCGATGTTACCCAAGGATTAGCGACTGCGGCTGTGCGCGTCGAGCAAACTTATACTACCCCAGTAGAAAACCACAATCCGATGGAGCCTCACGCCACGATCGCAACTTGGCAAGGCGATGAACTACTGCTGTATGACGCTACTCAAGGCATCTTTGGGGATAAACGAAAAGTTGCGGCAGTATTGGGAATTGATCCCAAGAAAGTCCGCGTTATGTCTTATTTTGTCGGTGGTGGCTTCGGCTGTAAAGGGTCAACTTGGTCACATGTCCCTCTGGCGGCGATCGCAGCAAAGCAGGTGAAGCGCCCCGTGAAACTAGTGCTAGGAAGAATACAGATGTATGGGCCTGTGGGCTTCCGGCCAGAAACCGTGCAGAAAGTTTCTTTGGGTGCAACCCGTGAAGGCAAATTAACTGCCCTGCGACACTCTGGCACTTCCCAGACTTCAACCTTCGATGAATTTATCGAACCTGTTGGTAAAAGCGCCCGCATGATTTATGCTTGCCCAAATATCGAAACTACCCACCGTTTAGTAAAGCTAGATCAAGGGACACCAACTTTCATGCGTGCGCCAGGAGAAGCTTCGGGATCTTTTGCTCTAGAATCGGCAATGGACGAACTGGCTTATGCTCTTAATATCGATCCTATCGAGCTACGCTTGCGGAACTATGCGGAAGTCGATCCCAGCAAAAAATTACCTTGGTCGAGCAAATCCCTCAGAGAATGTTACAAGTTAGGGGCAGAAAAGTTTGGCTGGCAAAAGCGCAACCCTCAACCGCGTTCGATGCGAGACGGCAATTATTTAATCGGTTGGGGAATGGCGACAGCTACATATCCTACCTATCGATCGCCTGCATCGGCACGAGCGCAAATCATGGCTGATGGTACCGCTGTAGTTCGCAGTGGTTCTCAGGATATAGGTACGGGAACTTATACCGTAATGACTCAAGTTGCAGCACAAGCACTCGGTTTACCAGTTGATAAAGTCCGCTTTGAACTAGGCGATACTGAGATGCCACAAACACCTGTTTCCGGTGGTTCAATGACTGCCGCCAGTGTTAGCTCGGCTGTGCATTTAGCGGGGAATCAAGCTCGTAGTAAGCTTTTACAACTAGCAATTGCCGATCGCGCCTCACCGCTTTATAGTGCAAAAGCTGAAGATGTCATTGCTCAAGATGGCAATTTGTCTTTAAAGAATAAAGCATCTGCCAGGGAAACCTATCAAGCGATTTTAGCTCGGCATAACATGAAAATGGTGGAAGCCTTAGTAGAAGCTAAACCAGGAGAAGAACAAGAAAAGTATTCCATGCACGCCTTTGGCTCACAATTTGCCGAAGTACGAGTGAATCCTGATTCCGGCGAAGTTCGAGTGACGCGCTGGGTAGGAACCTTTGGCGCAGGACGCATACTCAATGCCAAAACAGCCAACAGTCAGCTGATTGGGGGAATTGTCTACGGTATCGGCATGGCGCTGATGGAACATACGGTAACAGACCCCAACTTCGGACGTGTTGTCAACCACGATTTAGCTGAGTATCACGTACCAGTCAATGCAGACGTTCCCGATATTCAGGTATTTTTTGTCGATGAAAACGATCCCCATATCAACCCCTTGGGTGTGAAAGGAATTGGTGAAATTGGCATTACCGGAGTTGCAGGGGCGATCGCTAATGCTGTTTATCATGCCACAGGTAAACGTGTCCGCGATTTGCCAATTACCTTAGATAAGGTGCTGTAG
- a CDS encoding IS701 family transposase, whose translation MVEPRRSAPTVKFVDEYCHLYQNLFPEVRSFEAFKYLHMGCVSDIKRKTLPEIAKIVGLDNHQALHHFLTESPWDVQELRRQRLELILYILQGRPIILIIDETGDKKKGNTTDYVKRQYIGNLGKTDNGIVAVTAYAVLSGMTFPLIFEVYKPRERLQPGEKYLTKPEIAGIMIRKLRSMGFRFNLVLADSLYGESSKSFLSVLNELNLNFIVAIRSNHRAWGITDSKVKYSDWQRFKRVFSDLSSENRYIREIICGKKSEVRYWQITTDIEVLPKNTTWYVMSKYPEITPRDVGNFYGLRTWVEYGLKQSKNELGWADFRLTHYSQIEKWWEIVFSAYLLVSLHSEQLLKLPPQSESRFSSHPGWNQGNGWNSILNNLRLILQPFTLFNLIKPWLAVFTVPKLSEGFFQLQMIVNNLTCSIFQNFNISYFYFSSA comes from the coding sequence ATGGTTGAGCCTCGCCGAAGCGCACCCACAGTAAAATTTGTGGACGAATACTGCCATTTGTATCAAAACCTCTTTCCAGAAGTTAGAAGCTTTGAAGCTTTTAAGTACCTACACATGGGATGTGTTTCTGATATAAAACGTAAAACTTTACCGGAAATAGCGAAAATTGTAGGGCTAGATAATCATCAAGCATTACACCATTTTTTAACAGAATCACCCTGGGATGTACAAGAATTAAGGAGGCAAAGGTTAGAATTAATATTATATATACTTCAAGGTCGCCCAATCATACTAATAATTGATGAGACAGGGGATAAGAAAAAAGGAAATACGACTGATTATGTGAAACGACAGTACATTGGAAATTTAGGTAAAACAGATAACGGTATTGTGGCGGTTACAGCATATGCAGTCTTATCTGGAATGACGTTTCCTCTAATATTTGAAGTATATAAACCGAGGGAAAGACTACAACCAGGAGAGAAATATTTAACCAAACCCGAAATCGCCGGGATAATGATAAGAAAATTGCGGTCGATGGGGTTTAGATTCAATCTGGTGCTGGCGGATAGTTTATATGGTGAAAGTAGTAAAAGTTTTTTAAGCGTACTAAATGAATTAAATCTTAATTTTATTGTAGCGATTCGCTCAAACCATAGAGCATGGGGAATTACAGACTCAAAAGTAAAATACTCAGATTGGCAAAGATTCAAGCGTGTTTTCTCGGATTTAAGTTCAGAGAATAGATATATTAGAGAGATAATATGTGGCAAAAAATCGGAAGTAAGGTATTGGCAAATAACAACGGATATTGAAGTTCTTCCAAAAAACACGACTTGGTATGTCATGAGTAAATATCCAGAGATTACTCCAAGAGATGTGGGCAATTTTTATGGTTTAAGAACTTGGGTAGAATATGGTTTAAAACAAAGTAAAAATGAATTAGGATGGGCAGATTTTCGCCTAACTCATTATTCACAAATAGAGAAGTGGTGGGAAATTGTTTTTAGTGCCTATCTGTTGGTTAGTCTTCATTCCGAACAACTGCTAAAATTACCACCACAATCTGAATCTAGATTTTCATCACATCCTGGGTGGAATCAAGGCAATGGTTGGAATAGTATTCTGAATAACCTCCGTTTGATACTTCAGCCATTTACATTATTTAACTTAATTAAACCTTGGTTAGCGGTCTTTACAGTCCCTAAGCTATCTGAGGGATTTTTTCAACTTCAAATGATTGTTAATAATCTGACTTGCTCAATTTTTCAAAACTTCAATATCTCTTATTTCTATTTTTCCTCTGCCTAG
- a CDS encoding chemotaxis protein CheB, with the protein MSPRQSSKKTKRPTSNNEESDQEPNEQEELFPIVGLGASAGGLEAYTQLLNHLPKDTGMAFVLIQHLSPHQKSLLSEILSRATQMPVTEAQNDMVVEPNHVYVIPPNKTMTIAGGMLRLQPRLTTRGVAMTVDDFFFSLAEDRASKAIAVVLSGGDADGARGLEVVKAVGGITFAQCQDTARVSSMPNTAIASGSVDFIMTPQEIAQKLAEISHHPYINRPIPEISLEPQIESTDALAKIFSLLRTNTGVDFSHYKQTTLKRRILRRMILYKLESLEDYVRYLQDNPAEVTALYQDVLICVTSFFRDPEAFEALKKKVFPILTKGRTLDSPIRIWIAGCSTGEEAYSLAICFLEYLTEQKINLPIQIFATDVNEVAIDQARNAVYKDNQVREVSPERLQRFFVQVEGGYQIGKPVRELCVFARQNLLSDPPFSKLDLITCRNVLIYLGTNVQKKLLPIFHYGLKSTGYLMLGTSETVGEFTDLFALVDRKSKIYSKKGTTPTLGIELIPNNYPLEISIPQPISSQNAWDDLEMEKEADRIVLNNYAPVGVVINNDLDILQFRGKTNLYLQPPAGKPSFNLLKMAKEGLRLELRTAIHQAKKRQEIVKKEDLQIIENDLVRQVRVNVIPFKPAASEEYYFLVLFEDMQDSAISATEITINSRISSRQRQSMNARQQETSQLKQELATTKEYLQSIIEEQQATNQDLRAANEEILSSNEELQSTNEELETAKEEIQATNEELNTINDELQRRNIESNQVSNDLQNLLSNINIPILMLGGDLRIRRFTPLAGRIFNLIPTDIGRPLSDINHNLLISDLEPKILEVISTLNFKTQEVQDDENHWYDLRIRPYRTIDHKIDGAVVVLVDIDSLKRSAEKLKESRNYAEAIVETVRESLVVLNENLQVITANQSFYETFQVAPNQTEKRLIFDLGNGQWNIPQLRSLLEDILANSTQSQEVEVEHNFEQIGYKVMCLNARRMPQTDDTPMILLVIEDITQRKQWDVERVRLLAQEQSARAMAETANLAKDEFLSVLSHELRNPLNALLGWAQLLRTRQFDEATVDQGLEAIERSARTQAQLISDLLDVSRITSGRLHLEIEFIELASVIEAALKVVSVAAEAKNIHIESRLEPSTTNVPVDPIRLQQIIWNLLSNAIKFTPAAGRIEITLKYTDEQAEIQVTDTGIGIKADFLPYIFDRFRQADGSKTRSNSGLGLGLSIVRHLVELHGGTVTAQSQGERQGATFIVRLPLQTQPEESSQQTAIEPVVSITTPEILSDGIPSLAGIRVLAVDDEVAIRNLFIAVLEAHEVEVTAVTSAQEALSTLMANPGGYDVLLSDIGMPEEDGYPSFVTLGRGKIEIRDIEVLKN; encoded by the coding sequence ATGTCACCCAGGCAGTCTTCCAAAAAAACTAAGCGTCCCACTTCTAACAATGAAGAATCAGATCAAGAGCCAAACGAGCAAGAAGAATTATTTCCGATTGTGGGTTTGGGAGCCTCTGCGGGTGGATTAGAAGCTTACACGCAATTGCTAAACCATTTGCCAAAAGATACTGGCATGGCATTTGTGTTGATTCAACACCTAAGTCCTCATCAAAAAAGTTTGCTCAGCGAGATTCTTTCTAGAGCAACTCAGATGCCTGTAACTGAAGCGCAAAATGATATGGTCGTGGAACCGAATCATGTCTACGTGATTCCTCCCAATAAAACAATGACCATTGCCGGGGGAATGCTAAGACTACAGCCACGCTTGACAACTCGTGGTGTAGCAATGACAGTCGATGATTTCTTTTTTTCCCTAGCAGAAGATCGGGCAAGTAAAGCGATCGCAGTCGTGCTGTCGGGGGGCGATGCAGATGGCGCGCGGGGACTGGAAGTAGTTAAGGCCGTTGGAGGTATCACTTTTGCCCAGTGTCAAGACACAGCAAGAGTTAGTAGTATGCCGAACACTGCTATTGCTTCCGGTAGTGTAGACTTTATCATGACTCCGCAAGAAATCGCCCAAAAGTTGGCAGAAATCAGCCATCATCCCTATATCAACCGCCCGATTCCAGAAATATCTCTGGAGCCGCAAATTGAAAGCACAGATGCTCTTGCTAAAATTTTCAGCCTGTTGCGGACTAATACGGGAGTTGACTTTAGCCACTACAAACAGACCACTCTCAAACGGCGAATCTTGCGGCGGATGATTTTGTACAAGCTTGAAAGCTTAGAAGACTACGTCCGGTATCTCCAAGACAATCCAGCAGAAGTAACCGCCTTATATCAAGACGTACTGATTTGCGTCACTAGTTTTTTTCGAGATCCCGAAGCTTTTGAAGCTTTAAAAAAAAAGGTATTTCCAATTCTCACCAAGGGTCGAACCTTGGACTCACCGATCCGTATTTGGATAGCGGGATGTTCCACAGGCGAAGAAGCTTATTCTCTTGCCATTTGCTTCTTAGAATATCTCACAGAGCAGAAAATTAATCTGCCCATCCAGATTTTTGCTACAGATGTCAACGAGGTAGCGATTGACCAAGCACGTAACGCCGTTTACAAGGACAACCAAGTTAGAGAAGTTTCTCCAGAACGCCTACAGCGTTTCTTTGTCCAGGTAGAAGGCGGATACCAGATTGGTAAGCCAGTACGCGAACTGTGTGTCTTTGCCAGACAAAATCTGCTGAGCGATCCGCCATTTTCCAAGCTGGATTTAATTACTTGTCGAAACGTGCTGATTTACTTGGGAACTAACGTCCAGAAAAAGCTCCTGCCCATCTTCCACTACGGTCTCAAGTCAACCGGCTATTTGATGTTAGGCACTTCGGAGACAGTAGGTGAGTTTACAGATTTGTTTGCCTTAGTAGATAGAAAAAGCAAAATTTATTCTAAAAAAGGCACAACGCCAACACTGGGTATCGAGCTGATTCCCAATAACTATCCCTTAGAAATTTCCATTCCTCAGCCGATATCGAGTCAGAATGCCTGGGATGATTTGGAAATGGAAAAAGAAGCTGACCGGATCGTATTAAATAATTACGCTCCAGTTGGTGTTGTGATTAACAACGACCTAGACATTCTGCAATTTAGAGGAAAAACCAACTTATATCTGCAACCCCCAGCCGGCAAACCTAGTTTTAACCTGCTGAAAATGGCAAAAGAAGGATTGCGCTTAGAGTTACGCACTGCAATTCACCAAGCAAAAAAGCGGCAGGAGATAGTGAAAAAAGAAGACTTACAAATTATAGAAAATGATTTAGTTAGGCAGGTGAGAGTTAATGTAATACCTTTTAAACCTGCCGCCAGTGAAGAATATTACTTTTTAGTTTTGTTTGAGGATATGCAGGATTCAGCGATTTCTGCAACAGAGATAACTATTAATAGCAGAATCTCGTCTAGGCAGCGGCAATCAATGAATGCCCGCCAGCAGGAGACTTCTCAGCTCAAACAAGAACTAGCAACAACAAAAGAGTATCTGCAATCGATTATTGAGGAGCAACAAGCCACCAATCAAGACTTGAGAGCTGCCAACGAAGAAATCCTCTCCAGTAACGAAGAGTTGCAAAGTACCAACGAAGAACTAGAAACTGCCAAAGAAGAAATTCAAGCTACTAATGAAGAACTGAACACGATTAACGACGAACTGCAACGGCGGAATATCGAATCAAATCAAGTTAGTAACGATTTGCAGAATTTGCTCAGTAATATTAATATTCCCATCCTCATGCTCGGAGGCGATTTGCGAATCCGCCGCTTTACCCCCCTAGCAGGGAGAATCTTTAACCTGATTCCCACAGATATCGGGCGACCGTTGAGCGATATTAATCACAATCTGCTAATTTCCGATTTAGAACCAAAAATCTTAGAAGTAATTAGTACTCTCAACTTTAAAACTCAGGAAGTGCAAGACGATGAGAATCATTGGTATGACCTGCGAATCCGACCATACCGGACGATAGACCACAAAATTGACGGAGCTGTAGTGGTATTGGTTGACATTGATAGCCTCAAACGCAGTGCAGAAAAACTCAAAGAATCTCGAAATTATGCTGAAGCAATTGTCGAGACTGTGCGAGAATCTCTGGTGGTGCTAAATGAAAACTTACAGGTAATTACTGCTAATCAATCTTTCTATGAAACATTCCAAGTTGCGCCCAACCAAACAGAAAAACGCCTGATCTTCGATTTGGGTAATGGGCAGTGGAATATTCCCCAATTGCGATCGCTCTTAGAAGATATTCTTGCTAACAGCACCCAGTCTCAAGAAGTTGAAGTCGAGCATAACTTTGAGCAAATCGGATACAAAGTCATGTGTCTGAATGCTCGTAGAATGCCTCAAACAGATGATACGCCGATGATTCTCTTAGTGATTGAAGACATCACTCAGCGCAAACAATGGGATGTAGAACGCGTTCGGCTTTTGGCTCAAGAACAGTCAGCCCGCGCTATGGCTGAGACAGCCAACCTAGCCAAAGATGAGTTCTTATCCGTTTTGTCTCACGAATTGCGGAATCCACTTAATGCTTTGTTGGGCTGGGCGCAATTACTTCGTACTCGCCAGTTCGATGAAGCAACGGTTGATCAAGGACTGGAAGCGATTGAACGTAGTGCCAGAACTCAAGCGCAGCTGATTTCGGATCTCTTAGATGTTTCGCGCATTACATCAGGCAGGCTGCATCTAGAAATCGAATTTATAGAACTAGCCTCGGTAATTGAAGCAGCGCTTAAAGTCGTTAGCGTCGCCGCAGAAGCGAAAAACATTCATATTGAGTCTAGACTAGAGCCTTCCACTACAAACGTACCAGTCGATCCAATCCGCTTACAGCAGATCATTTGGAATTTACTTTCTAACGCGATTAAATTTACACCAGCGGCAGGAAGAATTGAAATCACCCTAAAGTACACTGACGAACAAGCTGAGATTCAAGTCACCGACACGGGTATAGGCATTAAAGCCGACTTTCTCCCCTACATATTTGACCGTTTTCGTCAGGCTGATGGCAGCAAAACACGCTCAAATAGTGGGCTGGGACTAGGACTTTCGATTGTTCGTCATTTAGTAGAACTCCACGGCGGTACAGTTACTGCCCAAAGCCAAGGTGAACGACAAGGGGCAACGTTTATCGTGAGACTACCGCTACAAACTCAGCCAGAAGAGAGTTCCCAACAGACAGCAATCGAGCCAGTCGTCTCAATAACCACACCAGAAATACTAAGCGATGGCATTCCGTCCTTGGCAGGCATTAGAGTACTTGCGGTAGATGACGAAGTAGCAATCCGCAACTTATTTATAGCCGTGCTGGAAGCGCATGAAGTTGAAGTCACAGCAGTAACATCCGCCCAAGAGGCACTATCAACCTTAATGGCAAACCCTGGCGGTTACGATGTCCTCTTGAGTGACATTGGTATGCCAGAAGAAGATGGTTATCCCTCTTTTGTCACTCTAGGCAGAGGAAAAATAGAAATAAGAGATATTGAAGTTTTGAAAAATTGA
- a CDS encoding RloB family protein translates to MPRKKVNSRGYHERKVNTREIRQRFLIVCEGEKTEPNYFRNFRVPKNVAEINVQGRGENPSKLVESAKQLNKQDDYNQVWCVFDRDSWTKEDFNNAMINAEAQGFQVAYSNEAFELWYVLHFQFLNTGIPRSDYNKKLTDLLGRPYKKNSDTIYDELLEKQFIAIKNAENLLKQYVPHIPSQDNPSTTVHLLVQELNKFIQ, encoded by the coding sequence ATGCCTAGAAAAAAGGTAAACTCTCGTGGATATCACGAACGAAAAGTTAATACGAGGGAAATTAGGCAGAGATTCTTGATTGTATGTGAAGGAGAGAAAACTGAACCTAATTACTTTAGGAATTTTCGCGTTCCCAAAAATGTTGCTGAAATAAATGTGCAGGGTAGAGGAGAAAATCCCAGCAAATTAGTTGAAAGTGCAAAACAATTAAATAAACAAGATGATTATAATCAAGTTTGGTGCGTTTTTGATCGTGATTCTTGGACTAAAGAAGACTTTAATAATGCGATGATAAATGCTGAAGCTCAAGGATTTCAAGTAGCTTATTCTAATGAAGCATTTGAACTGTGGTATGTCCTGCATTTTCAATTTCTCAATACTGGTATTCCTCGAAGTGATTATAATAAAAAGTTAACTGATTTATTAGGACGACCATACAAGAAAAATAGCGATACGATTTATGATGAGCTACTTGAGAAACAATTTATTGCTATTAAAAATGCTGAAAATCTTCTTAAACAATACGTTCCTCACATTCCATCTCAAGACAATCCATCAACAACAGTACATCTGTTAGTGCAGGAACTCAACAAGTTTATTCAGTAA